The following are from one region of the Phormidium sp. PBR-2020 genome:
- the mgtE gene encoding magnesium transporter, whose translation MVQSQDVEQPISSRRELRELVRSQLQMFLEQGQLQDAKLLLVPVQAVDVAEVIGELPEKLHAIAFRLLPKDEATEVYEYLDRSVQQSLLQDFKNQEIRDLVEQMSPDDRARLFDELPAKVVRQLLPKLSPNEREATSLLLGYQPDTAGRIMTPEYISLKEHLTVSAALERIRHLADITETVYALYVTDAARHLTGILSLRDLVVAQPEQTIGEIMTRDAVFVHTDTDQEEVARTIQRYDFLAVPVVDSEQRLVGIVTVDDVIDVFERETTEDIYALGGLQSDGENYFQMSLFRVSRQRVSWLLILLVTNVLTSAVIRANEGVLTQLVSLAMFIPLLIGTGGNVGTQSSTVIIRGLNMDKIQTGGAWRLIRREATAGLMLGTMLGLLVAVGAYVLQGNLIVALSAGSSLIVIAILASTSGAALPILFKSLGFDPALMSAPFITTCVDVLGVLTYFTIARILLTLLPLEASMG comes from the coding sequence TTGGTACAAAGTCAAGACGTTGAACAACCCATTTCATCACGACGCGAGTTACGGGAGTTGGTGCGATCGCAGCTCCAGATGTTTCTCGAACAGGGACAGCTTCAGGATGCCAAATTGCTCCTGGTTCCCGTTCAGGCCGTCGATGTGGCTGAGGTGATTGGGGAACTTCCCGAAAAACTCCATGCGATCGCCTTCCGACTGCTTCCCAAAGACGAAGCCACGGAAGTCTACGAATACCTCGATCGCAGCGTTCAGCAATCCCTCCTGCAAGACTTCAAAAATCAGGAGATTCGCGATTTAGTCGAGCAGATGTCCCCCGATGACCGGGCCCGTCTGTTTGACGAACTCCCGGCTAAAGTGGTGCGTCAACTCCTCCCCAAACTCAGCCCCAACGAACGGGAAGCCACCTCACTGCTGCTCGGCTACCAACCGGACACAGCGGGGCGCATCATGACCCCAGAATATATCTCCCTAAAGGAGCATCTGACCGTCAGCGCCGCCCTAGAGCGCATTCGTCATCTGGCAGATATCACAGAAACAGTCTATGCCCTGTATGTCACTGATGCGGCTCGTCATCTGACGGGAATCCTCTCGTTGCGAGACTTGGTGGTGGCCCAGCCGGAGCAAACCATCGGCGAAATCATGACCCGCGATGCCGTCTTTGTCCATACGGATACGGACCAGGAAGAAGTGGCTCGCACCATCCAACGCTACGACTTCCTGGCCGTTCCTGTGGTGGATAGTGAACAGCGGCTGGTGGGGATTGTCACCGTTGATGATGTGATTGATGTCTTCGAGCGGGAAACCACGGAAGATATCTATGCCTTGGGGGGCTTACAGTCCGACGGTGAGAACTACTTTCAGATGAGCCTGTTTCGCGTCTCCCGTCAGCGGGTGTCCTGGTTGCTGATTTTATTGGTCACTAATGTCTTGACAAGTGCCGTAATTCGTGCTAATGAAGGCGTGTTAACTCAACTGGTAAGCCTAGCCATGTTTATCCCTCTCTTGATTGGCACGGGGGGCAATGTGGGGACTCAGTCGTCAACCGTGATTATTCGCGGCCTGAACATGGATAAAATCCAGACTGGGGGAGCTTGGCGCTTGATTCGTCGGGAGGCCACGGCTGGGTTAATGTTGGGGACGATGTTAGGTCTGTTAGTCGCGGTAGGGGCCTATGTCCTGCAAGGGAATTTAATTGTAGCCCTTTCCGCTGGCTCCAGTCTGATTGTGATTGCCATATTAGCCTCGACCTCGGGGGCGGCGTTACCGATTCTGTTTAAGTCCCTCGGCTTCGATCCGGCGTTGATGTCAGCCCCCTTTATTACCACCTGTGTGGATGTGTTAGGGGTTCTGACCTATTTCACCATTGCCCGGATTTTATTAACCCTGTTGCCCTTGGAAGCGAGTATGGGTTAG
- the mgtE gene encoding magnesium transporter — translation MAESQNTTSVEELASREELRELVRSQLQMFLEQGNFQGAKTVLVPVQPADAAHAIEGLPPSLHAIAFRLLPKDKSSEIYEHLDSSVQQALIEEFKNQELQELIDRMSPDDRVRLLDELPADLVRRLLKQLSSSERQATSLLLGYEPNTAGRIMTPEYVSLKEHFTVSQAFDRIRNLANITETIYALYVTDGTRHLTGILSLRDLVTAEPEQTIGEIMTRDVVSVHTNVDQEEVARTIQRYDFLAVPVVDSEQRLVGIVTVDDVLDVLERETTEDIYALGGLQADRENYFQMSLFRISKRRVTWLLVLLVTNIFTGGVIGANEDMLEQVVSLAMFIPLLIDTGGNVGTQSSTVIIRGLSMEKIRTSLAWRIIRREALVGILLGFMMGIIVVAVAYVFLQDWRVALTVGLSLWGIATLASTSGAALPMIFKSLGFDPALMSAPFITTFVDVLGVLIYFYVARALVDF, via the coding sequence ATGGCTGAGAGTCAAAATACAACATCAGTCGAGGAGCTTGCATCCCGCGAGGAGTTACGGGAACTCGTGCGATCGCAACTGCAAATGTTTCTCGAACAGGGGAACTTCCAAGGGGCCAAAACCGTATTAGTCCCGGTGCAACCCGCCGACGCGGCCCATGCGATCGAAGGATTACCCCCAAGTCTCCACGCCATCGCCTTTCGCTTACTCCCCAAGGATAAATCCAGCGAAATTTACGAACATCTGGATTCAAGCGTACAGCAAGCCCTAATTGAAGAGTTCAAAAATCAGGAATTACAAGAACTAATCGATCGCATGTCCCCCGATGACCGGGTGCGACTCCTCGACGAACTCCCGGCGGACTTAGTGCGGCGACTGCTCAAACAACTCAGTTCCAGCGAGCGACAAGCCACCTCCCTCCTCCTCGGCTACGAACCGAACACCGCCGGGCGCATCATGACCCCGGAATATGTCTCCCTTAAGGAGCATTTCACCGTTAGCCAAGCCTTCGATCGCATTCGCAACCTGGCCAACATTACCGAGACCATTTACGCCCTCTACGTGACCGACGGAACCCGACATCTGACGGGGATTCTCTCCTTGCGAGATCTCGTCACCGCTGAACCGGAACAGACCATCGGTGAGATCATGACGCGAGATGTGGTCTCAGTCCATACCAACGTCGACCAAGAAGAGGTCGCCCGCACCATTCAACGCTACGACTTCTTAGCCGTTCCCGTGGTGGACAGTGAACAGAGGCTGGTGGGGATCGTCACCGTCGATGATGTCCTCGATGTCCTCGAACGGGAAACCACAGAAGATATCTACGCCCTCGGGGGTTTACAGGCTGATCGGGAAAACTACTTCCAGATGAGCCTCTTTCGCATTTCCAAGCGACGGGTAACCTGGTTGTTAGTGCTACTGGTGACGAATATCTTTACCGGTGGGGTGATTGGCGCTAACGAGGATATGCTCGAACAAGTGGTGAGCTTGGCCATGTTTATCCCCCTGCTCATTGATACCGGAGGGAATGTGGGAACCCAGTCCTCGACGGTGATTATTCGCGGCTTGAGTATGGAGAAAATCCGCACGAGCCTGGCTTGGCGGATTATACGCCGAGAAGCCCTGGTGGGGATCTTGCTCGGCTTCATGATGGGTATCATTGTAGTGGCCGTGGCTTATGTCTTTCTACAGGATTGGCGAGTGGCCTTGACGGTGGGGTTAAGTTTATGGGGGATTGCTACCCTCGCCTCGACCTCAGGAGCGGCTTTACCGATGATCTTCAAGTCCTTGGGGTTTGATCCGGCCTTGATGTCAGCCCCCTTTATTACCACCTTTGTGGATGTGTTGGGGGTTTTGATTTATTTTTATGTCGCACGGGCTTTGGTCGACTTTTAG
- a CDS encoding pentapeptide repeat-containing protein: MRCTLKLSGAKLVGANFTGSNLRQGQLRNSHLNDANLQQSKLNQANLRGSRLIHANLMKTDLREADLRNADLSHSNLNLAQLNGADLTGADLRGAYLWGADLDGAILRGADLRGASLRGAGLVGADLQDARLEGVTLPDGSIQG; this comes from the coding sequence CTGAGATGCACCCTCAAATTGAGTGGGGCTAAGCTTGTCGGCGCGAATTTTACCGGTAGTAATCTCCGTCAAGGTCAGTTGCGCAATAGTCACCTCAATGACGCTAACTTGCAACAGAGTAAACTCAACCAGGCAAATTTACGTGGCAGTCGTTTGATTCATGCCAATTTGATGAAAACGGATTTGCGAGAAGCCGACTTACGCAATGCAGATTTAAGCCATAGTAATCTCAATTTGGCCCAACTCAATGGTGCCGATTTAACCGGGGCCGATTTACGGGGAGCCTATCTCTGGGGTGCAGATTTAGATGGGGCAATTTTGCGAGGTGCAGATTTGCGCGGCGCTAGTTTACGAGGGGCTGGATTAGTCGGGGCTGACTTACAAGATGCTCGTCTGGAGGGTGTCACCCTTCCCGATGGCTCGATTCAGGGTTAA
- a CDS encoding ISKra4 family transposase (programmed frameshift): protein MNPQKQAELQQHLDAIAKILYQEADPAELTTLEGIEKNVRAQAQEHVLPQLGNFFINAATDRPTGKQRTLTSILGRLTLTTAQAQQLQVEPRTRWSPYFFKCCAVVTANASYQRAEEDIAMLTGLSISHSTLQRFVQREDWCEVEVTEPIEELSLDGGMIRLRTEEGQPGQWREYKALNVHEHGGVAFFKDNEGLIDWVNIQLLAELFISLGDGHDGVWNIFDGIGTPEQRIEVLDWYHLMENAHKVQGTAAQLSRIRALLWRGETRQVIRYLRQERCRGATRFINYLKHHSKRIIDYQVWQEAGHSIGSGQVESLVKQIGLRVKLPGAQWREENVPKVLKHRCAYLNGDLAA, encoded by the exons ATGAATCCTCAAAAGCAGGCTGAACTCCAACAACATCTTGATGCAATTGCCAAGATTCTCTACCAGGAAGCTGACCCGGCTGAACTGACCACCCTCGAAGGCATTGAGAAAAACGTTCGAGCTCAAGCCCAAGAACATGTTTTGCCTCAACTGGGAA ATTTTTTTATCAACGCGGCGACCGACCGACCGACCGGAAAACAACGCACCCTAACCAGCATCCTGGGCCGACTCACCCTCACCACAGCTCAAGCCCAACAACTACAAGTCGAACCCAGAACTCGTTGGAGTCCCTATTTTTTCAAGTGTTGTGCCGTTGTCACTGCCAACGCCTCTTACCAAAGAGCCGAAGAAGATATCGCCATGCTGACTGGGCTGAGCATTTCCCACAGTACGCTCCAACGCTTTGTCCAGCGAGAGGACTGGTGTGAGGTCGAGGTCACTGAACCAATAGAGGAACTCAGCCTCGATGGTGGGATGATTCGCCTTCGAACTGAGGAGGGTCAACCGGGTCAGTGGCGAGAGTACAAAGCCTTAAATGTCCACGAGCATGGAGGTGTAGCGTTCTTTAAAGATAATGAAGGACTAATCGACTGGGTGAATATCCAGCTACTAGCCGAGCTATTTATCAGTCTCGGAGATGGTCATGATGGGGTCTGGAACATTTTTGACGGTATCGGGACACCAGAGCAACGTATCGAAGTCCTCGATTGGTATCATCTGATGGAGAATGCTCATAAGGTACAAGGCACAGCTGCCCAGCTATCGCGGATACGAGCCTTGTTGTGGCGAGGGGAGACCCGTCAGGTGATTCGCTATCTGCGCCAAGAGCGATGTCGGGGAGCTACGAGATTTATCAACTATTTGAAGCATCATTCTAAGCGCATCATTGACTACCAGGTCTGGCAGGAAGCGGGACATTCAATTGGTTCGGGTCAAGTCGAGTCCCTGGTCAAACAAATTGGACTCAGGGTGAAATTGCCTGGGGCACAATGGCGAGAGGAGAATGTGCCAAAGGTGTTGAAGCATCGCTGTGCTTACCTGAATGGGGACTTGGCGGCTTAA